Genomic segment of Schistocerca nitens isolate TAMUIC-IGC-003100 chromosome 9, iqSchNite1.1, whole genome shotgun sequence:
aacctgagccatctggatcttcctctccaccatcagcttttctgaactgcacagatgggagctatccttacaactcattctctgctcccaaaattatcctggcATCAACTTGTGGTAAACTAATGTCCCCACACCCTTCACCCAACTGTTTCCACCCGTTCTATCCTGCCACCTCCTCTGTTTTCACACCTCGCTCTCAACCCTCATTTTGTGCCGCCCTCTGCCAGTGCACCCATCCGTCCTTTCCCCTTTTCTGCTCCTCTCTCTTTTCTCTCCATACACAACCTCCTGAGTCTGTGCCTGGCAATCTCATCAGGGCACCATCCAGGTTCGCATGCCCTGCCAGACGGCGCTCTTATCTCCCCTGACCTGTACCCCTCTATCCCTGCTCCTTTCCTGCTGCACTCCCAGATTGCTGCTCATGTGATATTTACTTTCTGGTCGGAGCTGCCATTGGTagcagcggtgtgtgtgtgtgtgtgtgtgtgtgtgtgtgtgtgtgtgtgtgtcgtctttgcAGAAGGAAgttttggctgaaagctataatttgtaagtgtgtgtgtgtgtgggggggggggggggtgtcgtctTTGCAGAAGGaggttttggctgaaagctataatttgtaacattttttcattgtgcctgtctgcagctcaacagtCTGTCTTTACAGTGAGTAGTGATCTGTCCTTTCCGTAATACTACTTATATTCCAGCTGGGAGTTTCCATTGTTCAAAAGGGAACTTTGATATAGATTTGATGGCTTTGGCACCCTTGAGCCAATAGTGAATTTAGAGAGGCACAACCTGAAGGAAAAGGAGAACATAGGCTTTCCATCATATGGTATCCACCAGTACAGCCAAGGTGTGAGGTGTGGATTTACATGACTGTGTCATTACAAACTATAGAATGAGAATTAGTGGTAAGGAATGGTGATTGCCATTATCCTCCAAAGGTACTGCTGTGATGATGTCAGTGCCTGGAAATTGTACtaacttttacaaaattttatgagtGATGCCATCAACTTTGTTCAGTTTTTTCCATACAGTCAACAGTATTGTACAGTTTAAGCGAATACAAGCAACTGagtgaaataaaaacaattatttcttATCTGGAAATTCCCAGTGTTGCCCTAGTGCAAGAGCATGTGTGGTACAATTGATGACACAGGCTGGTGATTTTTAATATTcatgttatttcagttattttaaaagGAAATTGATGACAAAATACTATTTTTTTGGAAGAAATGGGTTAAATCATATCATTACCTCTTGTTAAAAATGTATGTTGCACTAATTTTCACTTTGAAAGTATAACTGAGTATCAGCGTACTAATACTGTTATGTGTATTTCAGCTGTACAGTGATTACGGTGGTGATGTCAAAATGGTTATTGTGGTACGCAGTGACTTAAAGATGGGCAAAGGGAAGATTGCAGCACAGGTAAATTATTCTTGTGTTTATTTGTTCTTTTGCCTGGAGTTCACTCTTATCTGAGCTTCCTGATAGTGTCATATATTGACTGTCCACATATTATGATGCAGTCTTAGGCCAAGGATTGTCAGAAGTATTTGTCAGCCAGAACCAGTTTACCATTGAAGATTTTACTTGCAATAAACTTTATTGTTAATTACAAattctgtttgtttatttattatgatAAGTCAAAATCCTTAATAGTTAGTGGAATTTGATGTTATTAGAAAATAAGAATTACTTCAAGTTATGCCTGTATTTAAATAGCAAAGCAAGCTGATGTATGTTGTCTTTGAAAATGAAAAGTTCAAATTTAATTATTAGTACTACAAGTGTCTGTAGTATGTTTAATGCTAGTATTGATACTTGAAGAAACAGTGTTGCGTTTTTATTATTGCAAGAGTGTCTGTGTAAATATTTACTTGTCAGTTGTGTCGGGGGAAATGTTCATTTAGATGTTTGCAAGGTAATTAATTTAAATTCCTAGTTACTGTTTATGGACAGTTGTATCTATTCAGCTTTAGCTTCACGTTATATTAAGTGTAGATTTTTGCAGAATGACAACATGTGATCCTTACTTGCTTTGTATTTAAAGTATCGAATGATTATAATGAATGTGTAAGCTTTGCTGCAAATAGGACCTCAAAGTCTATCTATTAATTACATGTTCCCAGTTACACTTAAAAATACCAAAACTGTGTTTAACTGTTATTGATAACTCTTAACTTTGCCCTTTTCCCCCCACAGTGTGCCCATGCAGCAGTGAAAGCTTTCAGAATTGCCGAGGAGCTGTGCCCATCATTACTGCTAGCGTGGCTGGAGAATGGTGAACCTAAAGTTGTCGTACGGACTGAAAGTGAAAACGATCTCTTGGCATTGAGGAAAGCTGCACAGGCAGTGGGACTTATTGCTGCTCTCATACAGGATGCCGGAAGGACGCAGATCGCTCCAGGTTCGCGCACTGTGTTGGGCGTTGGGCCCGGACCAAGCGAACTCATTGACCAAGTGACAGGGCATTTGAAGCTTTGTTGATGGCTCCTTACGGAACTTATGACTGTGCAGTTTTTTCATTGTTGCACTTCTGATGACAAGGACTGCTTAAAGCATCAGCGTTGCCTCTGTGCTATTGTACTCAAAATACAGTATTATTTATAACATTAAACCTTCATTATATTGAAAAATTGTTAATGATGTTGGAGGCAGGTATTTTCTGATAGATTGTAATACACAGATGATCTTCACACTGTACCAGTCATAAAATGGAGTGCCTTCATCTTAGCTTTCTTAAcaccaaatataaaaaataattacaaaaatgtgaCTTGTCATTGAAAGCACTGATTGCTGATACCAGAAGATAAATGAATGGGTGTAATGCTATTCCATGAATGGGTGTCATGAAGACACGTAATTTagacaaaaataagcaaaaagaACAAAGGAGAGTGAAATATTCGTCACAGAAGAGGAGCATTATTTTTTACCTGCAAATCGGAAGGACTTACAGGAATATGTCTGCCAAACAATATTTAGTAACGTAGTTGGAGCTTAAGCGTTCATAACTTAAACTTATCAGGATATTTGTAAGCACAGGTAAACAAGAGCAGGAATTATATTATGAGAGTAAGGAGAATGTTGTTCCAAAGTTTACTGCTGTAGATGGATGTACTCAGGGTGTATACACATTGGGACAACCAAGAAATCCagaaaaaatgtcaattttttcatctgggaaaaaccagggaattttttgttgtagttttcagttaatttttttgtaattttgactggtaagaactgatttgAATAGTACTGCAACAGTAAAACATAGACTAgagaataacatcaaaataaaactgcatttgcaaagagaatgcatcatttacaacaacaaaacacagtacacACACAAGTGTCTGTCGACAGAAAAAATGGGTCAAAAGACTTAAGGGCGAAGACcctgcaatacttcataacaacaaactgcttttgatgagtatgatgtcacaactgtttacatttctaacaggccACGAGAAAATATTGTGTATGGTGTTTCGAGAAGCATTACTTttgaagtaaatttctttttacatagGGTAGATTATCCtacgtgtgagaatgtgtgatgaatttcttaaatcatgattTATTTgagtctcattcaaaacttaacactttgagtgcCAAGCCACTTAGAAAAAGTTTTGAGTCCAGAAGACCAACCATTTATATCATTATTCAAGATTTCACTGGTACATTTGTGTTTGATGTATCTTAAAATGACTAAGCTTTAAGGCTGTTTTTTCATATGTACTTAAGTTCATTCATAAATTACAAATTACCAGATAACAGTGaaaaaaagtataattatccttcaGCCCACAGCAGGCTCAATGGAACATCTATTCAGCCAGGTAATCCACAGCAGTGaaattttaattgtgcctgtcagaAACATTTAGCTGCTGCAATTTTAGCTATGGTCTTAAGATCCTGCCCAACCACACCCTTAGGGTTGTGTGgagggaatttttttttatttatttatgaagaatgttACATTAGCTATACTGTATCTATAttgatttaaaccattaacttttcctatttgtatgtTCGCGTTACTTGCTATCGACTGAAGTCAGTCCTTCGTCATGTGGCTATCCTCTGAATATCTgttgtcattggctggtgagatcacgtgacatgagataTGATTGGCCGACGAAAGCCCATCACATTCTCAATTTTAGTGCTTCGGAAGCTACTGTCCTATATTTGCTTAAATTCATTTTTATACtttagttttaaattgtaagacatttccaggggcagatgtggattctgaccacaatctattggttatgaactgcagattgaaactgaaggaactgcaaaaaggtgggaatttaaggagatgggacctggataaactgaaaaaaccagaggttgtagagagtttcaggaagagcataagggaacaattgacaggaatgggggaaagaaatacagtagaagaagaatgggtagctctgagggatgaagtagtgaaggcagcagaggttcaagtaggtaaaaagacgagggctaatagaaatccttgggtaacacaagaaatattgaatttaattgatgaaaggagaaaatataaaaatgcagtaaatgaaaaaggcaaaaaggaatacaaacgtctcaaaaatgagatcgacagaaagtgcaaaatggctaagcagggatggctagaggacaaatgtaaggatgtagaggcttgtctcactaggggtaagatagatactgcctacaggaaaattaaagaggcctttggagagaagagaaccacttgtatgaatatcaagagctcagatggcaacccagttctaagcaaagaagggaaggcagaaaggtggaaggagtatatagagggtttatacaagggcgatgttcttgaagacaatattacggaaatggaagaggatgtagatgaagatgaaatgggagataagatactgcgtgaagagtttgacagagcactgaaagacctgagtcgaaacaaggccccgggagtagacagcattccattagaactactgatggccttgggagaaccagtcatgacaaaactctaccatctggtgagcaagatgtatgagacaggcgaaatacccacagacttcaagaagaatataataattccaatcccaaagaaagcaggtgttgacagatgtgaaaattactgaactatcagtttaataagtcactgctgcaaaatactatcgcgaattctttacagacgaatggaaaaactggtagaagcggacctcagggaagatcagtttggattccgtagaaatgttggaacacgtgaggcaatactaaccttacgacttatcttagaagaaagattaaggaaaggcaaacctacgtttctagcatttgtagacttacagaaagcttttgacaacgttaactggaatactctctttcaaattctgaaggtggcaggggtaaaatacagggagcgaaaggctatttacaatttgtacagaaaccagatggcagttataagagtcaaggggcatgaaagggaagcagtggttggaaaaggagtgagacagggttgtagcctctccccgatgttattcaatcggtatattgagcaagcagtaaaggaaacaaaagaaaaattcggagtaggtattaaaattcatggagaagaagtaaaaactttgaggttcgccgatgacattgtaattctgtcagagacagcagaggacttggaagagcagttgaacggaatggacagtgtcttgaaaggaggatataagatgaacatcaacaaaagcaaaacgaggataatggaatgtagtcaaattaaatcaggtgatgctgaggggattatattaggaaatgagacacttaaagtagtaaaggagttttgctatttagggagtaaaataactgatgatggtcgaagtagagaggatataaaatgtagactggcaatggcaaggaaatcgtttctgaagaagagaactttgttaacgtcaagtatagatttaagtgtcaggaagtcgtttctgaaagtatttgtatggagtgtagccatgtatggaagtgaaacatggatgataaccagtttggacaagaagagaatagaagctttcgaaatgtggtgctacagaagaatgctgaagaaagggtgggtagatcacgtaactaatgaggaggtattgaataggattggggagaagagaagtttgtggcactacttgaccagaagaagggatcggttggtaggacatgttttgaggcatcaagggatcacaaatttagcattggagggcaccgtggagggtaaaaatcgtagagggagaccaagagatgaatacactaagcagattcagaaggatgtaggttgcagtaggtactgggagatgatgaagcttgcacaggatagagtagtatggagagctgcatcaaaccagtctcaggactgaagaccacaacaacaacaacaacaaccacaacaaactTTAGTAATAAGAAAATATGAAGTATATATGAGGCCACACATCAAagatcttccctccccccccccctctgccctgcCCGCCACCCCTCCCAGTCCACAGTAGTTCTCTGCAAGTGTATAAAACCTTTATCATTCAAAGGAGTGATAAGTTTTACAGCTGTGTGGAAAAGTATAAGGTCTTTCATATATTACACAATTTTTAGAAGTGCAATAATTAAGTCAAACATgaatcaaaatgagatttttttccaCCACTACATACACTCCCATTTAACTGCTGAAATTACATCAGGCATATGTGCACCTGCACTGTCTCAGCAGGCAGACATCTCTGTTGATAGCATTGATGACACATTGAATTCCTTCCTTGAGTTGCAGAACTGTTTATGGTTCATTCTTTTAGATTTTGGACTTCATGTAACCCCATAAAATAAGTACACTGAATAAGGTCACAAGATCTGGGAGGCCAATTCCAAGCCACCAAGAGGGAAGATCATAGTCTGAGGGAATTTTTCGTGGAGTAGGGTTATTGTCTGGTGGGATGTGTGATCCGTAGCCCTGTCCAGCTGAAACTACATACTGACTGTACCCACTTCATCCATAGCAGCCCAGAATCTGTTTCTGACC
This window contains:
- the LOC126203832 gene encoding peptidyl-tRNA hydrolase 2, mitochondrial-like, with amino-acid sequence MGDDGLISSVLKFATSRQFLCGIAFGLLVAYKFRRYFTKPDRHVEVESEKLYSDYGGDVKMVIVVRSDLKMGKGKIAAQCAHAAVKAFRIAEELCPSLLLAWLENGEPKVVVRTESENDLLALRKAAQAVGLIAALIQDAGRTQIAPGSRTVLGVGPGPSELIDQVTGHLKLC